One window of Triticum dicoccoides isolate Atlit2015 ecotype Zavitan chromosome 5A, WEW_v2.0, whole genome shotgun sequence genomic DNA carries:
- the LOC119302007 gene encoding eukaryotic translation initiation factor 3 subunit E-like: MAEHDLTASVAAWMDPHLVLPVLEFLQERGVYADEEILRGKIRLLGGTNMVDYAMDIHKSLHGTDDVPADMVARRSEVVERLRALQEAVAPIVAFLSSPQLVQELHADKQYNLHMLQERHQIGPDQIEALYQYAKFQYECGMYSDAADFLSQYRALCTNSERSLSALWGKLAAEILMQNWDVAQEELNRLKEMIDSSSFTSSPVNQLHSRIWLMHWSLFIFFNHENGRNGIIDLFFQDRYLNAIQTNAPHLLRYLAAAVVVNKRRRNMLKELIKVIQQEQNSYKDPIIEFLECLYVKYDFDGAQQKLVECEQVILNDPFLGKRVEERNGIAVPLRDEFLENARLFIFETYCRIHRCIDIGVLAEKLNMTYDEAELWIMNMVKSSKLDAKIDSVTGTLIMTTNCVDVHEQIIESMKNLNARTYMLAKSVVDPGHAAAQQAAR, encoded by the coding sequence ATGGCGGAGCACGACCTGACGGCGAGCGTGGCGGCGTGGATGGACCCCCACCTGGTGCTCCCGGTGCTGGAGTTCCTCCAGGAGCGCGGGGTGTACGCCGACGAGGAGATCCTGCGGGGCAAGATCCGCCTCCTCGGCGGCACCAACATGGTCGACTACGCCATGGACATCCACAAGTCACTCCACGGCACCGACGACGTCCCCGCCGACATGGTCGCCCGCCGCTCCGAGGTCGTCGAGAGGCTCCGGGCCCTCCAGGAGGCCGTCGCGCCCATCGTCGCCTTCCTCTCCAGCCCGCAGCTCGTGCAGGAGCTCCACGCCGACAAGCAGTACAACCTCCACATGCTCCAGGAGCGCCACCAGATCGGCCCGGACCAGATCGAGGCACTCTACCAGTACGCCAAGTTCCAGTACGAGTGCGGGATGTACTCGGACGCCGCCGATTTCCTGTCCCAGTACCGCGCTCTGTGCACCAACAGCGAGAGGAGCCTGAGCGCCCTGTGGGGGAAGCTGGCGGCCGAGATACTGATGCAGAACTGGGATGTCGCGCAGGAGGAGCTCAACAGGCTCAAGGAGATGATTGATTCCAGCAGCTTCACCTCGTCGCCTGTCAACCAGCTCCACAGCAGGATATGGCTCATGCACTGGAGCCTCTTCATCTTCTTCAACCATGAGAATGGAAGGAACGGGATCATCGACCTCTTCTTCCAGGACAGGTACCTCAATGCTATCCAGACCAACGCTCCCCATCTTCTGAGGTACCTTGCTGCTGCAGTTGTTGTGAACAAGAGGAGAAGGAACATGCTTAAGGAACTCATCAAGGTCATccagcaggagcagaacagctacaAGGATCCCATCATTGAATTCCTGGAGTGCCTGTATGTCAAGTATGATTTTGATGGCGCTCAGCAGAAGCTTGTCGAGTGCGAGCAGGTTATACTGAATGATCCTTTCCTGGGAAAGCGCGTCGAAGAGAGGAATGGCATTGCTGTTCCTCTGAGAGACGAGTTCCTTGAGAATGCTCGCCTGTTCATCTTTGAGACCTACTGCCGTATACATCGCTGCATCGATATTGGtgtgcttgcggagaagctgaacatGACCTATGATGAAGCCGAGTTGTGGATAATGAACATGGTCAAGAGTTCCAAGCTAGATGCCAAGATTGATTCTGTGACGGGAACTCTCATCATGACAACCAATTGTGTTGATGTCCATGAGCAGATTATTGAGAGCATGAAGAACCTCAACGCCAGGACCTACATGCTGGCAAAGAGTGTTGTGGATCCAGGGCATGCAGCAGCACAGCAGGCTGCTCGGTGA